A single window of Rana temporaria chromosome 1, aRanTem1.1, whole genome shotgun sequence DNA harbors:
- the LOC120924695 gene encoding E3 ubiquitin/ISG15 ligase TRIM25-like → MASADLRKELECSVCLNIYTDPVTLICGHNFCRDCIGRVLDTQEGSGGYSCPECREEFQDRPALRRNITLRNIVQNFLSSQPHQEESGVSCTYCIHTPVPAVISCLHCEASLCDNHLKVHSKSPEHVLCDLTISLENRKCSVHKELLKYYCTEDSSCICVSCSLAGEHRGHQVETLDEASEMKKKKLRNVLQKLMTEREKTEKRAQSLQERRRKVQGKADDETERVTVLFRDLRRRLGDLEKRVLRDISRRAERISVIINAMIQHLEIKKEELSRKMGDIEELCNMTDPLTVLQESDTGDLCDTEDGDDEDRERRGGDLNMAGISHTLHTGLSNIMSGVNVGKCRGTHVYPHSTTKGKGHINARRGRRFRRYSPSTLTIQHSHLQAGGPNIGAVQQTSGVSGVTDLLLDVRTAGNNLHISDDRKTASSSSSHQNRPETPERFWCPQVMSSQRFSSGRHYWEVDVGGSEYWRVGMCYPSIDRRGDQSVIAFNKKSWGLERWGDNKYSVIHDSNRIPLPGVVSSNRVRIDLDYEAGQISFYELCDPIRHLHTFTTTFTEPLHAGVRIGIGCLKISGGNQR, encoded by the coding sequence ATggcgtctgctgatctgagaaaggagctggaatgttccgtctgtctgaacatttatacAGATCCTGTAACCCTGATATGtggacacaacttctgccgggACTGTATTGGTCGTGTGttggatacacaggaggggtctGGAGGTTATTCCTGTCCAGAATGTAGAGAAGAGTTCCAGGATCGGCCTGCACTGCGGAGGAACATAACACTACGTAACATAGTGCAGAATTTCCTGTCTTCTCAGCCACATCAGGAGGAGTCTGGAGTCTCCTGTACTTATTGTATTCACACTCCTGTACCTGCTGTCATATCCTGTCTGCATTGTGAAGCTTCTCTGTGTGACAATCACCTGAAAGTCCACAGCAAGTCACCAGAACACGTCTTATGTGACCTCACCATTTCCCTGGAGAACAggaaatgctccgtccataaGGAACTACTGAagtattactgcactgaggactcCTCCTGTATCTGCGTGTCCTGCAGTTTGGCCGGAGAACATCGGGGACACCAGGTGGAGACTCTGGATGAGGCCTctgagatgaagaagaagaaactgaggaatgttctgcagaaactgatgacagagagagagaagacagagaaaaGAGCCCAGAGTCTTCAGGAACGCAGGAGGAAAGTACAAGGAAAAGCAGATGATGAAACAGAGAGAGTCACTGTCCTGTTCAGAGACCTCAGGAGACGTCTGGGAGACCTGGAGAAGAGAGTCCTGAGGGACATCTCCAGGCGGGCAGAGCGGATCTCCGTGATAATCAATGCTATGATCCAGCATCTGGAGataaagaaggaggagctgtccaggaagatgggggacattgaggagctgtgtaacatgacggatccactgactgtcctacaggaatcggacacaggtgacttgtgtgatactgaggatggagatgacgaggacagagagagacgtgGAGGGGATCTGAATATGGCGGGGAtctcacacacattacacacaggttTATCTAATATCATGTCTGGGGTAAATGTAGGGAAATGTAGAGGCACACATGTCTATCCACATTCTACTACAAAGGGCAAAGGTCACATCAATGCTAGGAGAGGTCGCCGATTCAGGAGATATTCCCCATCCACCCTCACCATACAACACTCACACCTCCAGGCTGGAGGGCCAAACATTGGAGCTGTACAACAAACATCGGGGGTGTCAGGGGTTACAGACTTATTACTGGATGTGAGGACAGCTGGTAATAATCTACATATATcagatgacaggaaaactgcatcctcatcatcatcacatCAGAATCGCCCAGAAACACCAGAGAGATTTTGGTGTCctcaggtgatgagcagtcaGAGGTTTTCctcagggagacattactgggaagtggatgtcgGAGGGTCAGAGTACTGGAGAGTCGGAATGTGTTACCCGAGTatagacaggagaggagatcagtCAGTGATTGCATTTAATAAGAAGTCCTGGGGTTTGGAGAGGTGGGGGGATAATAAGTACTCAGTGATACATGACAGTAATAGAATCCCATTACCCGGCGTTGtctccagtaacagagtcaggatagatctggattatgaggccgggcagATCTCCTTTTATGAATTGTGTGACCCGATCCGACAtctccacaccttcaccaccaccttcactgagcccctccatgctgggGTACGGATAGGAATAGGTTGTCTAAAGATATCTGGAGGGAATCAGAGGTGA